Proteins co-encoded in one Medicago truncatula cultivar Jemalong A17 chromosome 8, MtrunA17r5.0-ANR, whole genome shotgun sequence genomic window:
- the LOC25502711 gene encoding hevamine-A yields the protein MALRFLFSILTLSLVMLGLANCSNAGKIVIYWGQNGNEGSLAETCATRNYEYVIIAFLPTFIPTQNPMINLAGHCNPQSANGCMALSSDIKFCQSKGIKVLLSLRGDKGSYPLESTQEASLVATYLWNNFLGGNSSSRPLGPAVLDGIDFDIEGGSSNQHWGDLARYLKGYNGKKVYITAAPQCPFPDAWLGNALTTGLFDFVWVQFYNNPSCQYNSDEFNNFEQAWKQWTLDIPAKKIFLGLPASLEAAGSGYIPVGNLTSIVLPAIKGSSKYGGVMLWSRYYDVLSGYSSSIKSYV from the coding sequence ATGGCACTAAGATTTCTATTCTCAATCTTAACCCTCTCATTAGTCATGTTAGGATTAGCAAATTGTTCAAATGCTGGCAAAATTGTAATCTATTGGGGCCAAAATGGTAATGAAGGCTCGTTAGCCGAAACTTGTGCCACAAGAAACTATGAATATGTGATCATAGCTTTCTTACCAACCTTTATCCCAACCCAAAATCCCATGATTAACCTAGCTGGTCATTGTAATCCACAGAGTGCTAATGGATGCATGGCCCTATCCTCTGACATCAAATTCTGTCAATCCAAAGGAATCAAAGTATTGCTCTCTTTGAGAGGAGATAAAGGTAGCTACCCACTTGAATCCACTCAAGAAGCAAGCCTTGTAGCCACTTACCTTTGGAATAACTTCTTAGGCGGAAACTCTTCCTCTCGCCCTCTCGGTCCTGCTGTTCTCGATGGCATTGACTTTGATATCGAAGGAGGTTCGTCAAACCAACATTGGGGCGACCTTGCAAGGTATCTTAAAGGGTATAATGGCAAAAAAGTTTACATAACTGCAGCTCCTCAGTGTCCATTTCCTGATGCTTGGTTGGGAAATGCACTTACAACGGGactttttgattttgtttgggtACAATTCTACAATAACCCTTCTTGTCAATACAATTCCGATGAATTTAACAATTTCGAACAAGCATGGAAGCAATGGACATTAGATATACCTGCTAAGAAGATATTTTTGGGGCTACCGGCTTCTCTAGAGGCAGCAGGGAGTGGATATATACCTGTTGGTAATCTTACTTCCATTGTGCTTCCCGCTATAAAGGGTTCTTCTAAATATGGTGGTGTTATGTTGTGGTCTAGATACTATGATGTTTTGAGTGGTTATAGTTCTTCCATTAAGAGCTATGTTTGA
- the LOC25502712 gene encoding F-box protein At1g11270 — protein MDPNHASKVNITYIPNDFVFSILSKLPVKSLRRFSCVRKSWTRLLENHNFINIFCKNLYSGSHSLDDDICVILNQVVLDPFHCTFYLLSGDKFENKVKLDLPPPFHIQHNRVSVIRILGSATNGIICIYNCDNHTIAVLWNPATQEVMVIPPSLAEFKREFITKITLHGFGYDHVRDDYSVIQHVCYTKFKEHRLDNVIPHPFWEIYSLKNSCWRKIDIDMPTRNWIYNSDLYLNGMCHWWGKNNNLVSFNLCKEEHFITPSPFEDVHDTLDIHLIALNGHVAMISYSKKAISFQISILGEFGVKESWIRLFYFRCLSCIEQSIGAGEKGNIFFTRKDGQLVCFDLTTGMVENVGLKGEILWSQTVIYKKNLQLIGAIDK, from the coding sequence ATGGATCCAAATCATGCGAGTAAGGTTAATATTACCTATATAccaaatgattttgttttctcAATTCTCTCTAAACTTCCTGTTAAATCTCTAAGACGCTTTTCTTGTGTTCGCAAATCATGGACTCGTCTATTAGAAAACCATAATTTCATCAACATATTTTGCAAAAATCTTTATTCTGGATCTCATTCACTCGATGATGATATTTGCGTCATTCTAAACCAGGTTGTACTAGATCCTTTTCACTGTacattttatttactttctggTGACAAGTTTGAGAATAAAGTGAAATTGGATTTGCCACCTCCATTTCATATTCAACATAATCGTGTTAGTGTTATTCGAATTTTAGGTTCAGCTACTAATGGAATTATTTGTATCTACAATTGTGATAATCATACAATAGCAGTATTGTGGAATCCTGCTACTCAGGAAGTTATGGTCATTCCTCCCAGCCTTGCTGAATTTAAGCGTGAGTTTATCACTAAAATTACTCTTCATGGATTCGGGTATGATCATGTTAGAGATGACTATAGTGTAATTCAACATGTATGTTATACTAAATTTAAAGAACATCGTTTAGATAATGTTATACCTCACCCCTTTTGGGAGATATATAGTCTAAAAAATAGCTGCTGGAGGAAAATCGATATTGATATGCCAACACGTAATTGGATTTATAACAGTGATTTGTACTTGAATGGGATGTGCCATTGGTGgggtaaaaataataatttggtgtCATTTAACTTGTGCAAAGAAGAGCACTTTATTACACCATCTCCCTTTGAAGATGTGCATGATACTTTAGATATTCACTTGATAGCGTTAAATGGGCATGTTGCTATGATATCTTATTCTAAAAAGGCCATATCtttccaaatatcaattttgGGTGAATTTGGTGTTAAGGAATCTTGGATTAGACTCTTCTATTTTCGATGCTTGTCTTGCATTGAACAATCTATTGGGGCAGGGGAGAAGGGAAATATCTTCTTTACAAGAAAAGATGGTCAActagtttgttttgatttaactACTGGGATGGTTGAGAATGTTGGTCTTAAAGGAGAAATTTTATGGAGCCAGACGGTGATTTACAAGAAAAACCTTCAATTGATTGGAGCAATAGACAAgtaa